The following proteins are co-located in the Rheinheimera salexigens genome:
- the cobO gene encoding cob(I)yrinic acid a,c-diamide adenosyltransferase: MTTEDQKQQRHQERQQRLKQKVDQAVQAAVEDKGLLLVITGNGKAKSTSGFGTVARAVGHGLTAAVVQFIKGNWPCGERNLLQQHGVEFAVMATGFTWDTQDKAADMAAAELVWQQAEAYLADDSINLVLLDELTYMLSYHYIELARIERALVNRPKQQHVVITGRACHRRLIELADTVSEVQNIKHAFDQGIKAQQGIDW; the protein is encoded by the coding sequence ATGACAACTGAAGATCAAAAACAGCAACGTCACCAAGAGCGGCAACAGCGCTTAAAACAAAAAGTGGATCAAGCGGTACAAGCTGCAGTTGAAGATAAAGGCTTGTTATTGGTGATCACCGGTAATGGCAAAGCCAAGTCAACCTCCGGTTTTGGTACAGTAGCAAGGGCCGTCGGCCATGGTTTAACCGCCGCCGTGGTGCAATTTATTAAAGGTAATTGGCCGTGTGGCGAGCGTAATTTACTGCAACAACACGGTGTAGAATTTGCCGTGATGGCCACCGGTTTTACCTGGGATACCCAAGATAAAGCGGCCGATATGGCAGCGGCTGAACTGGTGTGGCAACAAGCTGAAGCCTATTTAGCCGATGACAGTATCAATTTAGTTTTATTAGATGAATTAACCTATATGCTCAGTTATCACTATATAGAGCTGGCGCGTATCGAGCGTGCCTTAGTTAATCGGCCAAAACAGCAGCATGTGGTGATAACAGGCAGAGCGTGTCATCGACGCTTAATCGAATTAGCCGACACCGTTAGCGAAGTGCAAAATATTAAGCATGCCTTTGATCAGGGTATTAAAGCGCAACAAGGAATAGATTGGTGA
- a CDS encoding FecCD family ABC transporter permease, whose protein sequence is MLKQHSSAFFGFIALLLLASVFASLLLGTADISFADMLKVLLSQAPQNTIADTVIWQIRLPRLLSACLVGAGLAISGAILQNTTRNPLADPYLFGLMAGAGLGATVVSILLPAHFISIAIGAFIGAMLAVVLVFAVCIGSNWRKPELSLLAGVAVSFMLSAMTSFILYFAEPFAANRVIFWLLGSLSPTDWHSVKLLAPVFIFVLILALALRRQLDALLLSDESAQTLGVNTVKLRLLLIIATALLTAAIVSQSGGIAFVGLMVPHIARQLFGVTAMKLLIGSALIGALFMIWVDNLARIVLPQQEIPLGVVTSFIGSIFFLFLMRRQSR, encoded by the coding sequence ATGCTAAAACAACACTCCTCAGCATTTTTTGGCTTTATTGCTCTATTACTGCTAGCCAGTGTGTTCGCTAGTTTGTTGCTAGGGACTGCTGACATCAGTTTTGCCGACATGCTGAAGGTTTTACTGTCCCAAGCACCCCAAAACACTATTGCCGATACGGTTATTTGGCAAATTCGCTTACCGCGTTTACTAAGTGCCTGCTTAGTCGGAGCCGGTTTAGCTATTTCTGGCGCAATCCTGCAAAACACCACACGTAACCCATTAGCAGATCCGTATTTATTTGGTTTAATGGCTGGCGCTGGCTTGGGTGCGACGGTAGTCAGCATCTTGTTGCCTGCACACTTTATCAGTATTGCCATAGGGGCTTTTATTGGTGCCATGCTAGCGGTGGTGTTAGTTTTTGCCGTCTGTATTGGCAGTAATTGGCGAAAGCCTGAACTAAGCTTATTAGCTGGGGTTGCGGTATCGTTTATGCTTAGTGCAATGACTAGCTTTATATTATATTTCGCCGAGCCTTTTGCTGCAAACCGAGTGATTTTTTGGTTATTAGGCAGTTTAAGCCCAACTGATTGGCATAGCGTTAAGTTGTTAGCGCCCGTATTTATATTTGTGCTGATACTCGCATTAGCATTAAGACGCCAACTTGATGCTTTATTATTAAGTGACGAAAGCGCCCAAACCTTGGGCGTAAACACGGTAAAACTGCGTTTGCTATTAATTATCGCCACCGCATTACTGACAGCAGCAATCGTATCCCAAAGTGGCGGCATTGCCTTTGTTGGTTTAATGGTACCGCATATTGCCAGGCAGTTATTTGGTGTTACCGCCATGAAGCTGCTGATTGGTAGCGCTTTAATCGGAGCGTTATTTATGATTTGGGTCGATAACTTGGCAAGAATAGTGTTACCCCAACAAGAAATACCCTTAGGTGTGGTAACGTCTTTTATTGGCAGTATTTTCTTTTTGTTTCTTATGCGACGTCAGTCAAGATAA